One Arthrobacter sp. StoSoilB19 DNA window includes the following coding sequences:
- a CDS encoding ABC transporter permease: protein MFLAIRDIRFAKGRFAMMGGVVALITLLLVMLSGLTAGLAEQSTSAIDKLGAAGTRPVDTIVFGAPGSATPKASYTESSVTAAQVERWKNQPGVRSAEPLGITQTRAQTVKGSGTANVAVFGVSPGSPLAPVEVSAGTAVLGTSVAEALSAGQGDKVSLGGVELSVAAVVPDQWYAHTSVVWTALPAWARAAHVSDGGQLATVVAVTYAPGATVDGAAVDAAVHTVSASRAGSFQALGSFKSENGSLTLMQAFLYGISSLVIVAFLTVWTIQRTRDIAVLKAMGAPGAYILRDALTQAAIVLTAGAAVGGAVGVAAGSLAAQAAPFLLNAGTTVLPVVGIVALGLAGAALAVRRVTKVDALLALGGN from the coding sequence GTGTTCCTGGCAATCCGCGATATCCGCTTCGCCAAAGGCCGGTTCGCCATGATGGGCGGCGTCGTAGCCCTGATCACCCTCCTGCTGGTCATGCTGTCAGGCCTGACAGCGGGCCTGGCCGAGCAGTCGACGTCGGCCATCGACAAGCTGGGCGCGGCCGGCACCAGGCCGGTGGATACCATCGTCTTCGGCGCTCCCGGTTCCGCCACCCCCAAGGCGTCCTACACGGAAAGCTCCGTGACGGCCGCCCAGGTGGAGCGCTGGAAGAACCAGCCCGGCGTCAGGTCCGCAGAGCCGCTGGGCATTACCCAGACCCGGGCCCAGACCGTCAAGGGGTCGGGCACGGCCAACGTGGCGGTTTTCGGCGTTTCCCCGGGAAGCCCGCTGGCACCCGTTGAGGTGTCCGCCGGCACCGCGGTGCTGGGTACCTCGGTTGCGGAGGCTCTGTCGGCCGGCCAAGGCGACAAAGTCTCCCTGGGCGGCGTGGAGCTTTCCGTCGCCGCGGTGGTGCCGGATCAGTGGTACGCACATACCAGCGTGGTGTGGACGGCCCTGCCGGCGTGGGCCAGGGCAGCGCACGTGTCCGACGGCGGACAGCTGGCGACCGTCGTCGCCGTCACCTACGCCCCGGGGGCCACGGTGGACGGCGCCGCCGTCGACGCAGCCGTGCATACAGTCAGCGCCTCACGCGCCGGGTCCTTCCAGGCGCTGGGCTCCTTCAAGAGCGAGAACGGGTCCCTGACCCTGATGCAGGCGTTCCTGTACGGGATCTCGTCACTGGTGATCGTGGCATTCCTGACCGTATGGACCATCCAGCGGACCCGGGACATTGCCGTGCTGAAAGCCATGGGTGCGCCCGGTGCCTACATCCTCCGGGACGCCCTGACCCAGGCCGCGATCGTCCTCACCGCCGGTGCCGCCGTCGGTGGAGCCGTGGGCGTCGCGGCCGGTTCCCTTGCCGCCCAGGCTGCCCCGTTCCTGCTGAACGCGGGCACCACGGTGCTTCCCGTCGTCGGGATTGTTGCCCTGGGCCTGGCCGGCGCCGCACTGGCGGTCCGCCGCGTGACCAAGGTCGACGCGCTCCTGGCGCTCGGCGGCAACTAA
- a CDS encoding ATP-binding protein: MGSRTALDNEVTTVGGVLTDKQPLDFHTLGLAGCIDRLTAPLRQRGTSVHWDTPHWGVEIPADCASLLYQSAREALSNAFKFSSASTLSIQLAAVDHGIRLVVADDGTGFDSILAKSGRHHGYGLRLMAVAVQEAGGAVEISSSPGQGTSVTVTLPLD; encoded by the coding sequence ATGGGAAGCAGAACAGCGTTGGACAACGAGGTCACAACCGTGGGAGGCGTGCTGACGGACAAGCAGCCGCTGGATTTCCACACGTTGGGACTGGCCGGGTGCATTGACCGGCTTACCGCCCCCCTGAGGCAGCGCGGGACCTCGGTCCACTGGGATACTCCACACTGGGGCGTCGAGATCCCGGCGGACTGCGCGTCCCTCCTGTACCAGTCGGCCCGGGAGGCGCTCAGCAACGCGTTCAAATTCTCGTCCGCGTCCACGCTCAGCATCCAGCTGGCGGCTGTTGACCACGGCATCCGCTTGGTAGTGGCCGACGACGGCACGGGCTTCGACAGCATCCTCGCCAAGAGCGGGCGGCACCACGGCTACGGCCTGCGGCTCATGGCGGTCGCCGTGCAGGAAGCGGGCGGCGCAGTGGAGATCAGTTCCAGCCCCGGCCAGGGCACCAGCGTGACGGTGACGCTGCCGCTGGACTGA
- a CDS encoding Tat pathway signal sequence domain protein, which translates to MELDDMTDNTLIRWIDGQAPAEISGGTTWGMPFPRGTAQGVEALSVADGSGTPVPNQAWPLATWPDGSLKWAGIALPATDTPSDTYQVRADGGTAAEPSQPSSAGASVTVTESADTLTVDTGVLQMVINRGGSTLFSTLSRNGREVARDARLVSLLQDSVPEGAGTVGRDAFTGGVTAVVLEQSGPVRAVVRLEGNHRPDTPQSGKRDWLPFVVRFYFHANARSVRMVHSFIWDGDADQDFLAGLGVRFTVPLAAELHNRHIRIAGADGGFLAEAVRGLTGLRRDPGGDVREAQINGRPTPPPDTWNPDVSTRLHLVPTWGDYTLSQLSADGFELRKRTAAGHGWVGITGGTRAGGFCSLSDTHGGLGVGIKDFWQSHPGQLDIRGAATGEASLTAWLFSPEAQPMDLRFYHDGLGQETFEEQLDGLEITYEDYEPGFGNPTGIARTHELTLFAYDATPPTETLAADAASAATPALLQATPEYLHSAGVFGDWDPVDRSTPARAVLEDRLDFLFDFYAGQVEQRRWYGFWNYGDVMHTYDFDRHVWRYDVGGYAWDNSELSPDLWLWYSYLRSGRAEVFRFAEAMTRHTGEVDVYHLGPWKGLGSRHNVQHWGCSAKQLRISTPAYRRFYYYLTADERTGDLLTELVDSDQNFLGLDPVRKVRPDADTYRPNRGALGVGLGTDWGSLAATWLTDWERTGNPRSRDRLLGTMADIGALKYGFLTGEALYDLDKGRFDSGREQIQVSHLSAVFGLVEICSELVDLVPDPEFERSWLQYCRLFLASKEEQVEAVGQPLDGIHLTQAHSRLTAYAAARLQDPELAARAWESFAEGGEHLNHESAFTLRKIEPPHVLAPVDEAPTVSTNDTAQFGLAVIQNLALVGRYLD; encoded by the coding sequence GTGGAATTGGATGACATGACGGACAACACCCTCATCAGGTGGATCGACGGGCAGGCACCCGCAGAAATCAGCGGCGGAACCACGTGGGGGATGCCGTTCCCGCGCGGCACCGCGCAAGGTGTGGAGGCGTTGTCAGTTGCGGACGGCAGCGGCACGCCGGTCCCCAACCAGGCCTGGCCCCTGGCCACCTGGCCGGACGGGTCCCTGAAGTGGGCGGGCATTGCGCTGCCGGCAACGGACACGCCCTCGGACACCTATCAGGTGAGGGCCGACGGCGGCACGGCCGCCGAACCCAGCCAGCCGTCGTCGGCCGGCGCGTCCGTCACGGTCACCGAAAGTGCGGACACCCTCACCGTGGACACCGGCGTCCTGCAGATGGTGATCAACCGCGGCGGTTCCACCCTGTTCAGCACCCTTTCCCGGAACGGGCGGGAAGTTGCCCGGGACGCCCGGCTGGTCAGCCTGCTGCAGGACAGCGTCCCCGAGGGCGCGGGAACGGTTGGCCGGGACGCCTTCACCGGCGGGGTCACCGCCGTCGTCCTGGAACAAAGCGGCCCCGTGCGGGCGGTGGTGCGGCTGGAAGGCAACCACCGTCCGGACACTCCACAAAGCGGAAAGCGGGACTGGCTGCCGTTTGTGGTCCGCTTCTACTTCCATGCCAACGCCCGCAGCGTGCGGATGGTGCACTCTTTCATTTGGGACGGAGACGCGGACCAGGACTTCCTGGCAGGACTGGGCGTGCGGTTCACGGTGCCACTGGCGGCGGAGCTGCACAACCGGCACATCCGCATCGCCGGAGCCGACGGCGGGTTCCTCGCCGAGGCAGTCCGCGGCCTCACCGGACTCCGCCGCGACCCGGGCGGGGACGTACGGGAGGCGCAGATTAACGGCCGCCCCACTCCCCCGCCGGATACCTGGAATCCTGACGTCTCGACCCGCCTCCACCTGGTTCCCACGTGGGGCGACTACACCCTCAGCCAGCTCAGCGCCGACGGATTCGAGCTGCGCAAGCGCACCGCCGCCGGCCACGGCTGGGTGGGAATCACCGGCGGCACCCGCGCCGGCGGCTTCTGCTCCCTGAGCGATACCCACGGCGGACTCGGGGTGGGCATCAAGGACTTCTGGCAGTCCCACCCGGGCCAGCTGGACATCCGCGGCGCCGCCACCGGCGAGGCCTCGCTCACGGCGTGGCTGTTCTCCCCCGAGGCCCAGCCCATGGACCTGCGTTTCTACCACGACGGCCTGGGCCAGGAAACGTTCGAGGAACAGCTCGACGGCCTGGAAATCACGTATGAGGACTATGAGCCGGGCTTCGGCAACCCCACGGGAATTGCCCGCACCCACGAGTTGACCCTGTTCGCCTACGATGCCACCCCGCCCACCGAAACCCTCGCGGCCGACGCCGCCTCCGCCGCCACCCCGGCCCTGCTGCAGGCCACACCGGAGTATCTGCACTCGGCGGGCGTCTTTGGCGACTGGGATCCGGTGGACCGGAGCACTCCCGCGCGGGCCGTGCTTGAAGACCGGTTGGACTTCCTGTTCGATTTCTACGCCGGCCAGGTGGAACAGCGGCGCTGGTACGGCTTCTGGAACTACGGCGACGTGATGCACACCTACGACTTTGACCGGCACGTGTGGCGGTACGACGTGGGCGGCTACGCCTGGGACAATTCGGAACTGTCCCCCGACCTGTGGCTCTGGTACTCCTACCTGCGCTCCGGCCGGGCGGAAGTCTTCCGCTTTGCCGAGGCCATGACCCGGCACACGGGAGAAGTGGACGTTTACCACCTGGGTCCCTGGAAGGGGCTCGGCTCACGGCACAACGTCCAGCACTGGGGCTGCAGCGCCAAGCAGCTGCGGATCAGCACGCCGGCCTACCGGCGTTTCTACTACTACCTGACGGCGGACGAGCGCACCGGGGACCTGCTGACCGAACTGGTGGACAGCGACCAGAACTTCCTGGGTCTTGACCCCGTGCGCAAGGTCCGCCCGGATGCCGACACCTACCGCCCCAACCGCGGCGCACTTGGCGTGGGGCTGGGGACGGACTGGGGTTCCCTCGCCGCAACCTGGCTGACGGACTGGGAACGCACCGGCAACCCGCGTTCCCGCGACCGGCTGCTGGGCACCATGGCGGACATCGGGGCGCTCAAGTACGGCTTCCTCACCGGTGAAGCGCTGTATGACCTGGACAAGGGCCGGTTCGACTCCGGCCGCGAGCAGATCCAGGTGTCACACCTCAGCGCGGTGTTCGGCTTGGTGGAAATCTGCAGCGAGCTGGTGGACCTGGTGCCGGACCCGGAGTTCGAGCGGTCCTGGCTGCAGTACTGCCGGCTCTTTCTGGCATCGAAGGAGGAACAGGTGGAAGCCGTGGGCCAGCCGCTCGACGGCATCCATCTCACCCAGGCCCACAGCAGGCTGACGGCCTACGCGGCGGCAAGGTTGCAGGACCCAGAACTGGCAGCCCGGGCATGGGAAAGCTTTGCCGAAGGCGGGGAGCACCTGAACCACGAATCGGCCTTCACCCTGCGGAAAATCGAGCCGCCCCACGTGCTGGCGCCCGTGGACGAGGCGCCGACGGTGTCCACCAATGACACCGCCCAGTTCGGGCTGGCAGTCATCCAGAACCTGGCGCTCGTGGGCCGGTACCTGGACTGA
- a CDS encoding ABC transporter ATP-binding protein: protein MPSPTPAPLSLVNVTLEYPDGGGTTTALDRVSLTAPAGQLVALVGPSGSGKSSLLAVAATLVRPSHGQVMIDGTDTGGLRDKELTALRRHKVGIIFQQPNLLPSLTAVEQLIISDHLRGKPAKAARTKAAELLDVVGLSASARKLPHQLSGGQRQRVNIARALMGSPKVLLVDEPTAALDHERSASIIGLLRQVTTGFGVATVMVTHDTEFVPLTDVVATMRDGRLTAPVLTGA, encoded by the coding sequence ATGCCCTCCCCCACCCCCGCTCCCCTGAGCCTGGTCAACGTCACCCTCGAATATCCGGACGGCGGCGGAACCACCACCGCCCTGGACCGGGTCAGCCTCACGGCCCCGGCCGGCCAGCTGGTTGCGCTCGTGGGCCCTTCGGGCTCCGGCAAATCAAGCCTCCTGGCCGTCGCCGCCACCCTGGTCCGCCCCTCCCACGGGCAGGTCATGATTGACGGCACCGATACCGGTGGCCTCAGGGACAAGGAGCTCACCGCGCTGCGCCGGCACAAGGTGGGCATCATCTTCCAGCAGCCCAACCTGCTGCCCTCGCTCACCGCCGTCGAACAGCTCATCATCAGCGACCACCTGCGCGGAAAGCCTGCCAAGGCGGCTCGGACGAAGGCCGCGGAACTGCTGGACGTCGTTGGCCTCTCCGCGAGCGCCAGGAAACTGCCGCACCAGCTCTCCGGCGGCCAGCGCCAGCGGGTGAACATCGCCCGGGCACTCATGGGCAGCCCCAAGGTGCTGCTGGTGGACGAGCCAACCGCCGCTCTGGACCATGAACGCAGCGCCTCGATCATCGGGCTCCTCCGCCAGGTGACCACCGGGTTCGGGGTGGCCACCGTGATGGTCACCCATGACACCGAGTTCGTGCCGCTGACGGACGTGGTGGCCACCATGCGGGACGGCAGGCTGACGGCGCCGGTGCTGACGGGGGCGTAG
- a CDS encoding SRPBCC family protein, with protein MSTKVEKRILVNVPVSTAYNQWTQFEEFPHFMGGVKSVTQLSDDRLEWVAEIGGVRRQWEAKILEQVPDRKVAWAATEGATNAGAVEFEDVGGGQTSIRLSLEYEPEGLIEKVGDKLNVVDRQAESDLQKFKEFIEDEGYASGAWRGSVNAGSAVGTPGVEHAGGSRGDSGKAGVSGKVAAGVGIAAAAGAAAAMAASGNKEDTETRDVTVTQTTPAVPAEPVVPAEPLTTGATTGSAYPGTGTTDTTTPGTTSGAGSTGSVADLGDDRIGHAFDQTNGLVDTTGESDDTVAGENLSAGERREDDSNADGGLPPVGGNLGGH; from the coding sequence ATGAGCACGAAGGTGGAAAAACGCATTCTGGTGAACGTACCGGTGAGCACCGCTTATAACCAGTGGACCCAGTTCGAGGAATTCCCGCACTTCATGGGCGGCGTCAAGAGCGTGACCCAGCTCAGTGACGACCGGCTGGAATGGGTGGCCGAGATCGGCGGCGTCCGCAGGCAATGGGAAGCCAAGATTTTGGAGCAGGTCCCGGACCGCAAAGTTGCGTGGGCCGCGACCGAAGGTGCCACGAACGCCGGCGCTGTGGAGTTCGAGGACGTGGGAGGCGGCCAGACCTCCATCCGGCTGAGCCTCGAATACGAGCCCGAAGGCCTGATCGAGAAGGTGGGCGACAAGCTCAACGTCGTGGACCGGCAGGCGGAATCGGACCTGCAGAAGTTCAAGGAATTTATTGAGGACGAAGGCTACGCCAGCGGCGCCTGGCGCGGATCCGTCAATGCCGGCTCAGCTGTGGGCACGCCCGGTGTTGAACATGCAGGGGGCTCCCGCGGCGATTCCGGCAAGGCCGGCGTCTCCGGCAAGGTTGCGGCCGGCGTCGGCATCGCAGCGGCTGCGGGCGCAGCAGCGGCCATGGCTGCCAGCGGCAACAAGGAAGACACCGAAACGCGTGACGTGACGGTTACGCAGACCACTCCCGCGGTCCCGGCAGAACCGGTTGTGCCCGCGGAGCCCCTCACCACCGGCGCCACCACCGGCAGCGCCTACCCGGGCACGGGGACAACTGATACCACAACCCCAGGCACGACGTCGGGGGCCGGCTCCACCGGCTCGGTCGCCGACCTGGGCGATGACAGGATCGGCCACGCTTTTGACCAGACCAACGGCCTCGTGGACACCACCGGCGAGTCCGATGACACGGTTGCCGGCGAAAACCTGAGCGCCGGCGAACGGCGCGAGGACGACAGCAACGCCGACGGCGGCCTTCCGCCTGTGGGTGGCAACCTCGGCGGCCACTGA
- a CDS encoding GAF domain-containing protein, with translation MNGSKVDAALQAVYGELRQDPGVILFTALRWLQADSVLRRVFTSHPEEYPLGAEKSVEISAGWLETVIAKQQPFLAPDLESLAEVFTDVALIQSLGCGAVINIPVVSGGAVVGVLALLDAEGKYTDRSLSTASAVVSAATEEIASAFINSDQTVFTGKEAVRP, from the coding sequence ATGAACGGATCGAAAGTCGACGCAGCACTCCAGGCCGTCTACGGAGAATTGCGCCAGGATCCTGGAGTCATCCTGTTCACCGCACTCCGTTGGCTGCAGGCAGACTCCGTATTGCGGCGTGTGTTCACCAGCCATCCAGAGGAGTACCCGCTGGGTGCTGAAAAGTCCGTGGAAATCTCTGCAGGCTGGCTGGAAACCGTCATAGCTAAGCAGCAGCCATTCCTGGCACCCGATCTGGAGTCGCTGGCCGAAGTGTTTACTGATGTTGCCCTGATTCAGTCCCTCGGATGCGGTGCGGTCATCAATATTCCCGTGGTCTCCGGCGGTGCGGTGGTGGGTGTGTTGGCACTGCTTGATGCCGAAGGAAAGTACACCGATCGGAGCCTCAGCACCGCATCAGCAGTTGTGTCCGCTGCGACCGAAGAGATCGCATCGGCCTTTATCAATTCAGACCAAACCGTCTTTACCGGAAAGGAAGCAGTCCGCCCGTGA
- a CDS encoding ZIP family zinc transporter, whose protein sequence is MPTWLMSLVWGTGAGAALVLGAAVSWRWSIPSKIVSTVMAFGAGVLISALAFELVDEAVKGGGLWPTVAGFLAGAVVYVGANVLLARAGAKHRKRSGDQQPSEKDNPGSGTAIAVGALLDGVPESVVLGVGLLAGGAVSPAMLAAVFISNVPEGLSGTAGMKKAGRSRGYVFGLWGGIALLSGVAALLGYVALEDAPDELVAFITSVAAGGILAMLADTMIPEAFEEHHNLTGLTAAVGFLTAFTVHYLG, encoded by the coding sequence ATGCCTACCTGGTTGATGTCACTTGTATGGGGCACCGGTGCCGGTGCTGCCCTGGTCCTGGGAGCTGCCGTGTCCTGGCGGTGGTCCATCCCCTCCAAAATCGTCTCGACGGTCATGGCTTTCGGCGCAGGTGTGCTGATCTCGGCCCTTGCCTTTGAACTGGTGGACGAGGCGGTCAAGGGCGGTGGCCTTTGGCCCACGGTGGCGGGCTTCCTGGCGGGGGCAGTGGTGTACGTGGGCGCCAACGTGCTCCTGGCCAGGGCCGGCGCCAAGCACCGCAAGCGGTCCGGGGACCAGCAGCCCTCCGAAAAGGACAATCCGGGCAGCGGCACCGCCATCGCCGTCGGTGCACTGCTGGACGGCGTCCCGGAATCGGTGGTCCTGGGCGTCGGCCTGCTGGCCGGCGGAGCGGTGAGTCCTGCCATGCTGGCAGCCGTCTTCATCTCCAACGTGCCGGAGGGCCTGTCCGGCACCGCCGGCATGAAGAAGGCGGGCCGGAGCAGGGGGTACGTGTTCGGGCTCTGGGGCGGCATTGCGCTCCTGAGCGGAGTGGCAGCGCTGCTGGGATATGTGGCGCTGGAGGACGCCCCGGATGAGCTGGTCGCATTCATCACCTCCGTTGCCGCTGGCGGCATCCTGGCCATGCTGGCGGACACGATGATTCCCGAGGCCTTCGAGGAGCACCACAACCTGACCGGACTCACCGCGGCCGTGGGGTTCCTGACGGCGTTTACGGTGCACTACCTGGGGTGA
- a CDS encoding amidohydrolase family protein, whose translation MTQSTQPLVIRNASVLDVHGGTFSVADVVTAGGKIRSVEKGADAPEEAQIIDGTGKYVIPGLIDAHVHVVASSADFRSLTWTPPSYVYAQTARIMQGMLRRGFTTVRDLSGADFGLAKAQAEGLLEGPKLHFCGRALSQTGGHGDMRLPGEDHEPNRKGCCGIGRVADGVDAVRAAARDELRKGAHHIKIMASGGVSSPTDRIDSTQYSRDEMRAAVEEAEAANRYVAAHAYTARAINRALEAGVRSIEHGNLLDDESLRLFLEKDAFLVPTLVTYWALKEEGRESGLTEEMWAKVDSVLNSGLEAIAQAHEAGVKLVYGSDLLGGMHRHQNEQFRLLGKVQPAIDAIRAATTTAAELLGRPGEIGIIAPGADADMLVLTADPVQDIAVLADMADHLEFVIQDGAVIPGAAN comes from the coding sequence GTGACTCAATCCACCCAACCACTTGTCATTAGGAACGCCAGTGTCCTGGACGTTCACGGCGGCACCTTCTCGGTCGCCGACGTAGTCACAGCAGGCGGAAAAATCAGGAGCGTAGAGAAGGGTGCGGATGCTCCGGAAGAAGCGCAGATCATTGACGGAACGGGCAAATATGTCATCCCGGGCCTCATTGACGCCCACGTGCACGTCGTGGCCTCGAGCGCGGACTTCCGTTCGCTGACCTGGACTCCGCCCTCCTATGTGTATGCGCAGACCGCCCGAATCATGCAGGGTATGCTGCGGCGGGGCTTCACCACCGTCCGTGACCTTTCAGGTGCAGATTTCGGCCTGGCGAAGGCGCAGGCCGAAGGGCTTCTTGAGGGTCCCAAGCTTCACTTCTGCGGGCGGGCCCTCAGCCAGACGGGTGGCCACGGCGATATGCGCCTTCCCGGCGAGGACCATGAGCCCAACCGCAAAGGCTGCTGCGGGATCGGCCGGGTTGCCGATGGTGTGGACGCCGTGCGCGCCGCGGCCCGTGACGAGCTCCGCAAGGGAGCCCACCACATCAAAATCATGGCCTCAGGAGGGGTATCGTCCCCCACCGATCGCATCGACTCCACCCAGTACTCGCGCGATGAAATGCGGGCCGCCGTGGAGGAAGCGGAGGCGGCCAACCGGTACGTCGCCGCGCACGCCTACACTGCCCGCGCCATCAACCGGGCCCTGGAGGCAGGAGTCAGGTCGATCGAACACGGCAACCTTCTTGATGACGAGAGCCTTCGTCTCTTCCTGGAAAAGGACGCCTTCCTGGTGCCCACCCTGGTGACATATTGGGCCCTGAAGGAAGAAGGCCGGGAGTCCGGGCTGACGGAGGAGATGTGGGCCAAAGTGGATTCTGTCCTAAACAGTGGACTTGAAGCCATTGCCCAGGCCCACGAAGCAGGCGTGAAGCTGGTCTACGGTTCAGACCTGCTGGGCGGCATGCATCGTCACCAGAACGAACAGTTCAGGCTGCTGGGAAAGGTCCAGCCGGCCATCGACGCTATCCGTGCCGCGACCACCACGGCCGCCGAGTTACTGGGAAGGCCCGGTGAAATTGGAATTATCGCGCCCGGAGCGGACGCCGACATGCTCGTCCTGACGGCTGATCCGGTACAGGACATTGCTGTGCTTGCCGACATGGCTGACCATCTTGAGTTCGTCATCCAGGACGGCGCCGTCATCCCGGGGGCCGCAAACTAA
- a CDS encoding NADPH-dependent FMN reductase, with translation MATYKIGYFVGSLASGSINRVLAKALIKLAPGELEFTEIPIKDLPLYSYDYDADFPPEGRALKEAIEAADGILFVSPEYNRSIPGALKNAIDWGSRPWGTNSFARKPTGIIGASPGSIGTAVMQSSMRAVLSFLDAPQLNAPEAYVKYDPKVFGDDGEVKDGSTAKFLSHYMEEYAAFVARVLAANAPGHIGDLEPDAAKLSR, from the coding sequence ATGGCAACGTACAAGATCGGATATTTCGTGGGCAGCCTGGCCAGCGGTTCCATCAACCGGGTTCTGGCCAAGGCCCTGATCAAACTCGCGCCCGGGGAACTGGAATTCACGGAGATCCCCATCAAGGACCTCCCGCTGTACAGCTACGACTATGACGCCGACTTCCCGCCGGAGGGCCGGGCCCTCAAGGAAGCCATCGAGGCCGCGGACGGGATCCTCTTCGTGTCCCCGGAATACAATCGCTCCATCCCGGGAGCCCTCAAGAACGCCATCGACTGGGGATCCCGGCCCTGGGGCACCAACTCCTTTGCCCGCAAGCCCACCGGCATCATCGGCGCCTCACCTGGCAGCATCGGGACGGCCGTGATGCAGTCCTCCATGCGGGCCGTCCTGAGCTTCCTTGACGCACCGCAGCTGAATGCGCCGGAGGCCTACGTCAAGTACGATCCCAAGGTTTTCGGCGACGACGGCGAGGTCAAGGACGGGTCCACCGCCAAGTTCCTCAGCCACTACATGGAAGAGTATGCGGCCTTCGTGGCACGGGTCCTGGCCGCCAACGCGCCCGGTCACATCGGTGACCTGGAACCGGACGCCGCCAAGCTTTCCCGCTGA